Proteins found in one Pontibacter sp. SGAir0037 genomic segment:
- a CDS encoding quinone-dependent dihydroorotate dehydrogenase, producing the protein MYKNLIRPLLFKLDPEQVHYLTADTLKAAYKLPLAKSICSNMFTVQDKRLERELFGLKFPNPVGLAAGFDKDARLIDEFTSFGFGFIEIGTLTPKPQAGNDKPRLFRLPSDQAIINRMGFNNEGVDAAVTRLRNRKSKVIVGGNIGKNKITPNEQALSDYLYCFKALYEVVDYFVVNVSSPNTPDLRALQEKEPLQQLLLALQEQNNRMPQPKPLLLKIAPDLNEHQLNDIIEIAIEANLSGLIATNTTISRDGLHTPAGRVSAIGAGGLSGKPLTKHSTEIIRYLRQHLPPQIKIIGVGGIMSAADALEKLDAGADLVQLYTGFIYEGPGLISQINRKLLDRVK; encoded by the coding sequence GTGTATAAAAACCTGATCCGTCCGCTTCTCTTTAAACTTGATCCTGAGCAAGTACATTACCTGACAGCTGATACTTTAAAGGCGGCTTATAAACTGCCCTTAGCAAAAAGTATCTGTAGCAATATGTTTACAGTGCAGGATAAGCGGCTGGAGCGGGAGTTGTTTGGGTTAAAGTTTCCAAACCCGGTAGGTCTGGCCGCGGGTTTCGATAAAGATGCCAGGCTGATAGACGAATTTACCAGCTTTGGCTTTGGGTTTATAGAGATCGGAACGCTTACGCCTAAGCCACAGGCAGGAAACGATAAGCCCCGCTTGTTTCGCTTACCATCAGACCAGGCCATTATTAACCGGATGGGCTTTAACAACGAAGGGGTGGATGCTGCCGTAACACGCCTCCGCAACCGGAAAAGTAAGGTGATAGTGGGCGGCAATATTGGCAAGAATAAAATAACCCCTAACGAACAGGCTTTAAGCGATTACCTCTACTGCTTTAAAGCTTTATATGAAGTGGTTGATTATTTTGTGGTAAATGTTAGCTCGCCCAATACACCAGACCTGAGGGCACTACAAGAGAAAGAGCCACTGCAACAGCTGCTGCTGGCATTACAGGAACAAAACAACAGGATGCCTCAGCCAAAGCCTCTGCTCCTCAAAATAGCGCCGGATCTGAATGAGCATCAGTTAAACGATATTATCGAAATAGCCATAGAGGCTAATTTGAGCGGGCTTATTGCTACCAACACCACTATTAGTCGCGATGGTCTGCATACTCCGGCAGGGCGCGTTTCAGCAATAGGGGCAGGTGGTTTAAGTGGTAAGCCTTTAACAAAGCATTCTACAGAAATCATCCGGTACCTGCGCCAGCACTTACCGCCACAAATCAAAATTATAGGGGTAGGTGGCATTATGTCTGCTGCCGATGCCCTGGAAAAACTGGATGCCGGAGCCGACCTGGTACAGCTATATACCGGCTTTATCTACGAAGGCCCCGGCCTGATCAGCCAGATAAACAGAAAGCTGCTGGATAGGGTGAAGTAA
- the xerD gene encoding site-specific tyrosine recombinase XerD: MNWNICIKQFEQYLRLEKSLSGNSVEAYLRDIRKLTDFLDIKKLQVQPEQVTPAILRDFLEWITELGMTVHSQARTLSGIRAFYKFLIMEDMIAVDPSDTIEAPKLDRKLPDTLSFYEIDQLLSSIDLSTPEGTRNRAIIETLYSSGLRVSELLDLKLSNLYEDMGFLKVAGKGDKERLVPIGRDALKHIRLYKEGVRCHLKIKKGHEDIVFLNRRGAKLTRVMVFTIIKDLAAKAGIDKQVSPHTFRHSFATHLIEGGADLRAVQEMLGHESITTTEIYTHLDRDYLKQVIKDFHPRS, encoded by the coding sequence ATGAACTGGAATATCTGTATAAAGCAGTTTGAGCAATACCTGCGGCTGGAGAAATCGCTGTCGGGGAATTCTGTAGAAGCTTATCTGCGGGACATTCGTAAACTGACGGATTTCCTGGATATAAAAAAGCTGCAGGTGCAGCCAGAGCAGGTAACGCCGGCTATACTGCGGGATTTCCTGGAGTGGATCACAGAGCTGGGCATGACGGTGCATTCGCAGGCTCGGACGCTCTCAGGCATCAGGGCTTTCTATAAGTTCCTGATTATGGAGGATATGATTGCTGTAGATCCCTCTGATACCATAGAGGCCCCTAAACTGGACAGGAAGCTTCCGGATACCTTAAGCTTTTATGAGATTGATCAGCTGCTGTCTTCCATAGATTTATCTACGCCAGAGGGTACGCGCAACAGGGCCATTATTGAAACACTGTATAGCTCAGGCTTAAGGGTTTCGGAGCTGCTGGACCTGAAACTGAGCAACCTGTACGAAGACATGGGGTTTTTAAAAGTAGCAGGCAAAGGCGATAAAGAGCGGCTGGTACCAATCGGGCGTGATGCACTAAAGCACATCAGGTTATACAAAGAAGGGGTACGCTGCCACCTTAAAATTAAGAAAGGGCATGAAGATATTGTGTTCCTGAACCGCAGGGGAGCAAAGCTGACACGGGTAATGGTGTTTACAATTATCAAAGACCTGGCTGCTAAAGCCGGTATCGATAAGCAGGTAAGCCCCCATACCTTCCGCCATTCGTTTGCCACGCATCTGATTGAGGGCGGTGCCGACCTGCGTGCAGTACAGGAAATGCTGGGGCACGAGTCTATTACCACCACCGAAATCTATACGCATCTCGACAGAGATTATCTGAAGCAGGTGATAAAGGATTTCCACCCGAGAAGTTAA
- the aroQ gene encoding type II 3-dehydroquinate dehydratase → MKILILNGPNLNLLGTREKSVYGSRSFEDYFEELKEAFPSLELVYFQSNTEGTLIDKLHEVGFSDYKGIVFNAGAYTHTSVAISDAIRAIETPVVEVHISNVFAREAFRHKSMLAPYCTGSISGFGLESYRLALQHFERLKPKSIGFNSNKS, encoded by the coding sequence ATGAAGATACTCATCTTAAACGGACCAAACCTGAACCTATTAGGTACCCGCGAAAAATCTGTGTATGGCAGTCGTTCTTTCGAAGATTATTTTGAGGAACTGAAAGAGGCTTTCCCATCACTGGAACTGGTTTACTTTCAATCAAATACAGAGGGTACTCTGATAGACAAACTGCATGAAGTTGGCTTCAGCGATTATAAAGGCATTGTGTTTAATGCAGGGGCATATACGCATACGTCGGTAGCTATTTCTGATGCCATCCGGGCTATTGAAACACCTGTAGTAGAGGTGCATATTTCCAATGTATTTGCACGTGAAGCTTTCCGGCACAAAAGCATGTTAGCACCTTACTGCACAGGCAGCATCAGTGGTTTTGGCTTAGAAAGTTATCGCCTTGCTTTACAGCACTTTGAGCGTCTAAAACCAAAATCAATCGGATTTAATTCGAATAAATCGTAA
- a CDS encoding MarC family protein has translation MLNFKEIASVTLILFAVIDILGSIPIIIDLRKREGRIESEKATIVSGILMIVFLFVGDGILQLFGIDFQSFAMAGAIIIFLIGLEMILGKDFFHTDPDIKSGSIVPLAFPLIVGAGTMTTLLSLRAAYALPNVLIGIIINLVFVYLVLKASGWLERKLGKAGANILRKVFGIILLAIAIKLFKSNLPL, from the coding sequence ATGCTCAATTTTAAGGAAATTGCTTCTGTTACACTCATTCTTTTTGCTGTGATCGATATACTGGGCTCCATTCCTATTATCATAGACTTGCGCAAACGGGAAGGAAGAATAGAATCAGAGAAGGCCACCATTGTTTCAGGTATTCTGATGATTGTTTTCCTGTTTGTAGGCGACGGTATTCTGCAGCTTTTTGGCATCGATTTTCAATCATTCGCGATGGCAGGTGCGATCATTATTTTCCTGATCGGCCTGGAAATGATTTTAGGCAAAGACTTTTTTCATACGGATCCGGATATTAAAAGCGGCTCTATAGTACCCCTGGCTTTTCCGCTTATCGTGGGAGCCGGCACCATGACCACCCTGCTCTCACTCAGGGCGGCCTATGCCTTGCCCAATGTATTGATAGGAATAATTATCAACCTGGTTTTTGTATACCTGGTCCTGAAAGCGTCCGGTTGGTTAGAGCGTAAGCTTGGCAAAGCAGGAGCCAACATACTTCGCAAAGTTTTCGGTATCATTCTTCTGGCCATTGCCATTAAACTTTTTAAAAGCAATCTACCTTTGTAA
- a CDS encoding VOC family protein, protein MNVKKIKETCLYVSDLDRCKAFYSKQLGFELIGEVKNRHVFFRAGESVLLCFNPIESGKGGTLPPHDGAGQLHLAFEVTKADYADWKQKLTASGIPMEQEFDWGDGFLSFYFRDPDNHLLEFVMEGMWER, encoded by the coding sequence ATGAATGTTAAAAAGATAAAAGAAACCTGTTTATATGTGTCAGACCTAGACAGGTGCAAAGCTTTTTATAGTAAACAGCTGGGATTCGAATTAATTGGAGAAGTGAAAAACAGGCACGTTTTTTTCAGAGCGGGAGAATCAGTTTTACTTTGCTTTAACCCGATCGAATCCGGGAAAGGAGGAACGTTGCCCCCTCACGATGGGGCAGGGCAATTACACCTGGCATTTGAAGTAACAAAAGCTGATTACGCAGACTGGAAGCAGAAGCTCACTGCCTCAGGTATACCCATGGAGCAGGAGTTCGACTGGGGAGACGGATTTCTTTCCTTTTACTTCAGAGATCCGGATAATCACCTGCTGGAATTTGTGATGGAGGGAATGTGGGAGAGGTAG
- a CDS encoding saccharopine dehydrogenase C-terminal domain-containing protein — protein sequence MKTILLLGAGRSASVLINYLLQHAVQEQWQVRIGDTVVGHLQELVKHLPFAQAFVFDVQHAAQLSEETGKADLVISLLPAAFHIVVARECVKQGRHLITASYVTPELKALEQEAQQKQVIILMECGLDPGIDHMSAMAVVHRLQALGAKLLSFKSYTGGLLAPESDKNPWHYKFTWNPRNVVLAGQGTAKYIRNGAYKYIPYHHLFTRTDQLFIEDYGEFEGYANRDSLSYRDVYGLHMIPTMLRGTLRRKGFCEAWHVFVQLGLTDDSYLLEGSGSMTYRSYVEAFLPPASGAAQTIQQRLAQYLEIEEASDIMHKLAWLNLFEEIPVALASATPAQVLEKVLKEKWTLAPTDKDMIVMQHLFEYEWKGEHRELTATLVVPGDDTVQTAMAKTVGLPVGILAKLLLQGRVKQHGVVIPVSPELYEPVLAELKSYGINFKERDRLKEV from the coding sequence ATGAAAACTATTCTGCTGCTTGGTGCCGGCCGCTCTGCCTCTGTTCTGATCAATTATCTGTTGCAGCATGCTGTGCAGGAGCAGTGGCAGGTGCGCATTGGAGATACAGTGGTTGGGCATTTACAGGAGCTTGTGAAGCATTTACCCTTTGCACAAGCCTTTGTTTTTGATGTGCAGCATGCGGCACAGCTTTCAGAAGAAACAGGCAAGGCTGACCTGGTGATATCCTTGCTTCCGGCAGCATTTCACATCGTAGTCGCACGGGAATGTGTAAAGCAGGGGAGACACCTGATAACGGCATCTTATGTAACACCGGAACTTAAAGCGTTAGAGCAGGAGGCACAGCAGAAGCAGGTAATTATATTAATGGAATGCGGCTTAGATCCGGGCATTGATCACATGTCGGCTATGGCGGTGGTACATCGTTTGCAGGCGTTGGGAGCAAAACTCTTGTCTTTTAAATCTTACACTGGCGGGTTGCTGGCACCCGAATCTGATAAAAATCCCTGGCACTATAAATTTACCTGGAACCCACGCAATGTGGTACTGGCAGGGCAGGGTACAGCAAAATACATCCGGAATGGGGCATACAAGTACATTCCGTACCATCACCTGTTTACCCGCACAGACCAGTTATTTATAGAAGATTACGGGGAGTTTGAAGGCTATGCCAACCGTGATTCCCTTAGCTACAGAGATGTGTATGGGTTGCACATGATACCGACTATGTTGCGGGGCACTTTGCGGCGGAAAGGCTTTTGTGAAGCCTGGCATGTATTTGTGCAACTTGGCCTAACCGATGATAGCTACCTGCTGGAAGGTTCCGGCTCCATGACCTACAGAAGTTATGTGGAAGCTTTCCTGCCTCCGGCTTCGGGTGCTGCACAAACCATACAGCAGCGCCTGGCGCAGTATCTGGAGATAGAAGAAGCTTCCGATATCATGCACAAGCTCGCCTGGCTGAATTTGTTTGAAGAAATTCCCGTAGCATTAGCGAGTGCCACACCTGCCCAGGTACTGGAAAAAGTCCTGAAAGAGAAGTGGACCTTAGCGCCAACCGATAAGGATATGATTGTGATGCAGCACCTGTTTGAGTATGAGTGGAAGGGGGAGCATCGGGAATTAACTGCCACGCTGGTTGTGCCCGGAGATGATACCGTGCAAACAGCGATGGCTAAAACAGTAGGCTTGCCGGTAGGTATACTGGCAAAACTGCTGCTGCAGGGCAGGGTAAAACAGCATGGCGTTGTAATCCCGGTTTCGCCGGAACTATACGAACCTGTACTGGCGGAGCTGAAGAGCTACGGGATTAACTTTAAGGAGCGTGATCGTCTAAAAGAAGTTTAA
- the cdd gene encoding cytidine deaminase — protein sequence MASELNLQITIDVLDSAAELSEQEKQAMQLAQEAANHAYAPYSNFLVGAALVLEDGTMFKGSNQENAAYPSGLCAERTALFALSANYPNQKIKMIAVTARRRSSMEFLPAMPCGACRQVMAEYEYKQQQAIPVLLQAADGKYYRLRSVADLLPFQFTKDHL from the coding sequence ATGGCTAGTGAGCTAAACTTACAAATTACGATAGATGTACTCGACTCGGCAGCAGAACTGAGCGAACAGGAAAAACAGGCGATGCAGCTGGCACAAGAGGCTGCCAATCATGCCTACGCCCCCTATTCCAACTTTTTAGTAGGTGCTGCTTTGGTACTGGAAGACGGCACCATGTTTAAAGGCAGCAACCAGGAAAATGCAGCCTATCCTTCGGGGCTCTGCGCGGAACGTACGGCTTTATTTGCGTTAAGCGCTAATTATCCGAACCAAAAGATAAAGATGATCGCTGTAACAGCACGCCGCAGAAGCAGCATGGAATTTTTGCCTGCCATGCCATGCGGGGCCTGCCGCCAGGTTATGGCCGAATATGAGTATAAGCAGCAACAGGCTATACCAGTACTGCTACAGGCTGCAGACGGTAAATATTACCGCTTACGTAGTGTGGCAGATCTGCTGCCTTTCCAGTTTACCAAAGATCATCTTTAG
- a CDS encoding tRNA1(Val) (adenine(37)-N6)-methyltransferase, which produces MPNSYFQFKQFKVEQESCAMKVCTDSCLFGAYIDVAQAKRILDIGAGTGLLSLMAAQRSSALVEAVEINPEAQVQATENFAGSPWPDRLKLIPASLQEYAQHSQQQYDVILSNPPFFLSSLKSDNSARNTAKHTGDLLFEDILSFAQEHLAPAGRLYLLLPPSEAEHFAKLATYHLLYLQETLAVYTSIGGKCIRHIQTYSATPATSPAIKQIAIREKDKTTYTADFTELLRNYYLIF; this is translated from the coding sequence ATGCCAAACAGCTATTTCCAGTTTAAGCAGTTTAAGGTGGAGCAGGAATCTTGCGCCATGAAGGTATGTACCGATTCCTGTTTATTCGGAGCTTACATAGATGTAGCGCAGGCAAAGCGCATTTTAGACATTGGTGCGGGTACAGGTTTACTTTCGCTTATGGCGGCCCAGCGCTCTTCGGCTTTGGTAGAGGCTGTAGAAATTAACCCGGAGGCACAGGTACAGGCCACAGAAAACTTTGCCGGAAGCCCCTGGCCCGATCGCTTAAAACTTATACCGGCCAGTTTACAGGAGTATGCACAACATAGCCAGCAGCAGTATGATGTCATACTTTCTAATCCGCCGTTTTTCCTGTCATCCCTCAAGTCTGACAACAGCGCCAGAAACACCGCTAAACACACCGGTGACCTGCTTTTTGAAGATATACTTTCCTTTGCACAAGAACACCTGGCCCCAGCTGGCAGGCTCTATCTTTTACTACCTCCTTCAGAAGCAGAACATTTTGCAAAACTAGCCACCTATCACCTCCTGTACCTGCAGGAAACGTTGGCTGTTTATACCTCTATTGGTGGCAAATGCATCCGCCACATTCAAACATACAGTGCTACACCGGCCACATCTCCGGCTATAAAGCAAATAGCCATTCGGGAAAAAGACAAAACAACCTATACAGCGGATTTTACAGAGCTGCTCCGCAATTATTATCTTATCTTTTGA
- the lgt gene encoding prolipoprotein diacylglyceryl transferase — protein sequence MNILDYITWTVEPEIFSIGFLTVRWYGLFFALAFVFGQIIISRIYVAEGRTEGDVDVLTLYMIIGTVIGARLGHTLFYAPDYYLSNPIEILKIWEGGLASHGATIGILLALWLFSRKQKFDYMWVLDRIVIVVALGGTFIRLGNLMNSEIIGRPADLPWAFKFVNNHEIINGVAASADPRHPTQLYEALAAFLLFVLLYWLWKKYKSALPRGLLFGIFVTVLFTFRFLVEFLKENQEKFEDELALNMGQLLSIPLILVGLFILLKVWQKPRPGLPGGRIAAVEKR from the coding sequence ATGAATATATTAGACTATATAACCTGGACTGTTGAGCCTGAGATCTTCAGTATTGGTTTTTTAACTGTTCGGTGGTATGGGTTATTTTTTGCCCTTGCTTTTGTCTTTGGTCAGATTATTATCTCCAGAATATATGTGGCTGAAGGACGTACCGAAGGTGATGTAGACGTGCTGACGCTCTATATGATTATCGGTACCGTGATAGGTGCCCGTTTAGGCCATACCCTTTTTTATGCTCCCGACTATTACCTGAGCAATCCGATTGAGATACTCAAGATATGGGAAGGCGGCCTGGCCAGCCATGGTGCTACTATTGGCATTTTGCTGGCACTCTGGTTGTTCAGCCGGAAGCAGAAATTTGATTACATGTGGGTGCTCGATCGTATTGTAATTGTAGTGGCTTTAGGCGGCACATTTATCCGTTTGGGCAACCTGATGAATTCCGAGATAATTGGCAGGCCCGCAGATTTGCCCTGGGCCTTTAAGTTTGTAAACAACCATGAAATTATAAATGGTGTAGCCGCATCTGCCGATCCGCGCCATCCCACACAGCTTTATGAAGCACTGGCAGCATTCCTGCTTTTTGTATTACTTTACTGGCTATGGAAGAAGTATAAAAGTGCCCTGCCTCGTGGTTTGCTTTTCGGAATTTTTGTAACAGTGCTGTTCACCTTCCGTTTCCTGGTAGAGTTTCTGAAGGAAAACCAGGAGAAGTTCGAAGATGAGCTTGCCTTAAACATGGGGCAGTTGCTCAGTATTCCTTTAATCCTGGTGGGCCTGTTTATTTTGTTAAAAGTATGGCAAAAGCCAAGGCCAGGTTTACCTGGAGGAAGAATAGCCGCTGTAGAAAAAAGATAA
- a CDS encoding aminotransferase class V-fold PLP-dependent enzyme, with protein sequence MLNFYPGPSKVYPEVRSYMVDAYDEGFLGTPHRGEQFVQLTRETVSLLKQKLNIPQDYYIFFASSATECWEILIQSLTKEKSFHIYNGSFGEKWCEYARRLRPKSEGFRFGINEEMPVSQLEISSDTELICFTQNETSNGTQVSATTILNLQNRFRNALIAVDATSSMAGLNLKLIKADIWFASVQKCFGLPPGLAVMACSPRAIFRAKQIAERVHYNSLVFMYEKMLNHQTTYTPNTLGIYLIRRILEDRPIVKTIDKALTDRAADLYTFFSQFADFQFLIENEEVRSKTVLALQGNERLIDDIKKRALHHNIRLGNGYGLWARNTVRVANFPAILDEEYEELKRFFLHYYA encoded by the coding sequence ATGCTTAATTTTTACCCAGGCCCTTCTAAAGTATATCCCGAAGTGCGCAGCTACATGGTAGATGCCTACGACGAGGGATTCCTGGGTACGCCGCACAGAGGAGAACAGTTTGTCCAACTCACCCGCGAAACAGTAAGTTTATTAAAGCAGAAGCTAAACATTCCCCAGGATTATTACATCTTCTTTGCTTCCTCTGCCACGGAGTGCTGGGAAATCCTGATCCAGAGCCTTACCAAAGAAAAGAGCTTTCATATTTACAACGGCTCTTTCGGTGAGAAGTGGTGCGAATATGCCAGACGGCTGCGTCCTAAATCAGAGGGTTTCCGGTTTGGCATAAACGAGGAGATGCCTGTATCGCAGTTGGAGATCAGTTCTGATACAGAGCTGATCTGCTTTACCCAGAACGAAACTTCCAACGGAACGCAGGTTTCCGCAACTACTATTTTAAACCTGCAGAACCGTTTCCGCAATGCACTGATTGCGGTAGACGCCACTTCTTCGATGGCAGGGCTCAACCTGAAGCTGATTAAAGCCGATATCTGGTTTGCCTCTGTTCAGAAGTGCTTCGGTCTTCCTCCCGGGCTGGCTGTTATGGCTTGCTCTCCAAGAGCCATTTTCCGTGCCAAGCAGATTGCGGAGCGGGTTCATTATAATAGCCTGGTGTTTATGTATGAAAAAATGCTGAACCACCAGACTACCTATACCCCCAACACCCTGGGTATTTACCTGATCAGGCGCATACTCGAAGACAGACCCATTGTAAAAACAATCGATAAGGCGCTGACAGACAGAGCTGCCGATTTGTATACATTCTTTAGCCAGTTTGCCGATTTCCAGTTCTTAATTGAAAACGAAGAGGTGAGATCAAAAACAGTGCTTGCCCTGCAAGGCAATGAGCGGCTGATTGATGACATAAAGAAACGGGCGCTTCACCATAATATCCGCCTGGGCAATGGCTATGGCTTATGGGCCCGCAATACAGTTCGGGTTGCCAATTTCCCGGCTATTCTCGACGAAGAGTACGAAGAACTGAAGCGTTTTTTCCTGCACTATTACGCTTAA
- the rnhA gene encoding ribonuclease HI, with amino-acid sequence MIELFTDGASRGNPGPGGYGVILRWKQHVKELSAGFRKTTNNRMELLAVIVGLEAITKPGIPVTIFSDSKYVVDAVEKRWVFGWQKKGFAGKANGDLWGRFLRIYPKHHVKFVWIRGHAGHPENERCDELAVASALSPNLLIDEGFESGLYNSK; translated from the coding sequence ATGATCGAACTTTTTACAGATGGAGCTTCACGTGGAAACCCGGGCCCGGGAGGTTATGGTGTTATACTGCGGTGGAAGCAACATGTAAAAGAACTGAGTGCAGGATTTCGTAAAACCACCAATAACCGCATGGAGCTATTGGCTGTGATAGTGGGTTTGGAGGCCATTACAAAACCAGGGATTCCTGTAACCATCTTCTCCGATTCCAAATATGTAGTTGATGCCGTGGAAAAGCGCTGGGTATTTGGCTGGCAGAAAAAAGGATTTGCAGGCAAAGCAAATGGCGACCTTTGGGGCCGATTTCTCAGGATTTATCCTAAGCATCATGTAAAGTTCGTCTGGATACGAGGGCATGCTGGGCATCCGGAAAACGAGCGATGCGATGAATTAGCAGTGGCCAGCGCCCTTTCACCAAACTTACTGATAGACGAAGGCTTTGAGTCAGGCCTGTATAACTCGAAGTAG
- a CDS encoding alpha/beta hydrolase: MQEQQLVVPRTARYYTLGTPSEKICRLWIVCHGYGQLARYFLRHFSILDDAETMIVAPEALSRFYLNGFSGRVGATWMTKEDRISEIEDQEAYLTLLQQTLLRQLPENVHITVLGFSQGCATVCRWLSSRQGICHRLILWAGAFPADIDFSASKEAFQTISTILVYGTQDEFITPESLKQQEAVLSQLGIAPTVITFDGKHAIDAETLKSLK, encoded by the coding sequence ATGCAGGAACAGCAGCTGGTGGTACCACGCACGGCACGCTATTATACTTTAGGTACTCCTTCTGAAAAAATATGCCGCCTCTGGATTGTTTGCCATGGCTATGGCCAGCTGGCACGCTATTTCTTGCGGCATTTCAGTATTTTAGACGATGCGGAGACGATGATAGTAGCCCCGGAGGCTTTATCCAGGTTTTACCTGAACGGCTTTTCCGGACGTGTAGGCGCTACCTGGATGACGAAAGAAGACCGTATTTCTGAAATAGAAGACCAGGAAGCTTACCTGACGCTGCTGCAGCAAACGCTTTTGCGGCAACTACCCGAAAATGTGCACATTACTGTGCTTGGTTTTTCGCAGGGCTGCGCAACTGTTTGCCGCTGGCTTTCTTCCCGGCAAGGCATTTGCCATCGGCTTATACTTTGGGCAGGTGCTTTCCCGGCAGACATCGATTTCTCTGCCAGCAAAGAAGCTTTTCAAACAATCTCTACTATACTGGTGTATGGTACGCAAGATGAATTTATAACTCCGGAGTCGCTGAAACAGCAGGAGGCAGTACTAAGCCAACTGGGTATAGCGCCCACTGTAATTACTTTTGATGGCAAGCACGCCATAGATGCGGAAACGCTAAAAAGCCTGAAATAA